One Penaeus monodon isolate SGIC_2016 chromosome 34, NSTDA_Pmon_1, whole genome shotgun sequence DNA segment encodes these proteins:
- the LOC119594835 gene encoding uncharacterized protein LOC119594835, whose amino-acid sequence MIQMVRGKHQLLYGLRDGTADPQVLRDPPPHQANYPPCPPMAYVDSVEWECFVDSHYAPPASYETLLDQSQAQFPVTQQDSLGQLPHPSFSGHTCLRSLTGSENGRVPTVREPVTDDADGEHVVFQPRLLSDESNGSCPHPNAICVGSEESEIRSHLGTICHGGSSSCPFPEPGGGQQAGTWSPPGAGADPMHQRSSNGRPERRRRSRKHSHSYEESKQSSKDDVTLASPCILNLEDGPDFKPRYASFRPVSASGDLDGASVARHFPAPLRRGGGGASASSSLRDEGPGEGWPGGVFEGKNHRQELYLSPDISASQNPSNTAYDHNHHAETYCTTSQPAYHHDATPYPPSFPLTPDHHIRGIFPDDHADHLNSSTSYDHDSFRAFPAVNQTPPPQQPWERHEPNQGTSHESGAHDEPVHGSNPARFSPQLSVTRAENSYQSGPSSVLRVSLLEGEFALDPAEWRVAHKFKGFLGRKRTLTSDDSILVDSRLRRY is encoded by the exons ATGATCCAGATGGTTCGAGGAAAGCACCAGCTGTTATACGGCCTCCGGGATGGAACAGCTGATCCCCAGGTGTTGCGTGACCCACCGCCTCATCAAGCTAACTACCCACCTTGCCCTCCAATGGCTTATGTCGATA GTGTTGAATGGGAATGC TTCGTCGACAGCCACTATGCTCCTCCGGCGTCCTACGAAACACTATTGGACCAATCGCAGGCGCAGTTTCCCGTGACGCAACAAGACTCCTTAGGCCAGCTTCCGCATCCCTCGTTCAGCGGTCACACATGCCTACGCAGTCTAACCGGAAGCGAAAACGGGAGAGTCCCGACCGTTCGCGAACCTGTAACCGATGACGCAGACGGGGAGCACGTCGTTTTCCAGCCGCGATTACTGTCAGATGAGAGTAACGGTTCGTGTCCTCATCCCAACGCGATCTGTGTTGGAAGCGAAGAATCGGAAATAAGGAGCCATCTTGGAACCATCTGTCACGGTGGATCCTCCAGCTGCCCTTTCCCTGAGCCTGGAGGAGGTCAACAAGCAGGCACGTGGAGTCCCCCGGGCGCTGGCGCTGATCCCATGCACCAGCGTTCGTCTAACGGAAGAcccgagagaaggagaaggtcgAGGAAGCACTCACATTCCTATGAGGAAAGTAAACAAAGCTCTAAGGACGACGTGACTCTCGCTTCCCCATGCATTCTCAACCTTGAGGACGGGCCGGACTTCAAGCCGCGGTATGCCTCCTTCAGGCCCGTGAGCGCTTCGGGCGATCTGGACGGCGCCTCTGTTGCTAGGCACTTTCCCGCGCcgctgaggagggggggagggggtgcttcgGCCAGTTCTTCTCTCAGGGACGAGGGTCCTGGCGAAGGGTGGCCAGGGGGGGTCTTCGAGGGAAAGAACCATCGTCAGGAGCTCTACTTGTCACCGGATATCTCCGCGTCGCAAAACCCGAGTAATACCGCCTACGACCACAACCACCACGCCGAGACCTACTGCACGACTTCCCAGCCCGCCTACCACCACGacgccaccccctaccccccgtcCTTCCCTCTAACCCCCGACCACCACATCAGGGGCATCTTTCCCGACGACCACGCCGACCACCTCAACTCCTCGACTTCCTACGACCACGACAGCTTCCGTGCCTTCCCCGCCGTAAACCAAACGCCCCCGCCGCAGCAGCCATGGGAACGCCACGAGCCAAACCAAGGAACGAGTCATGAGAGCGGCGCGCATGATGAACCAGTGCATGGAAGCAACCCAGCCAGATTCTCACCCCAACTCAGCGTGACCCGCGCCGAG AATTCGTACCAGTCAGGCCCAAGTAGTGTCTTGAGGGTGAGCTTACTCGAGGGGGAGTTCGCCCTTGACCCCGCGGAGTGGAGGGTCGCGCACAAGTTCAAGGGCTTTCTCGGAAGGAAG AGAACTTTGACCTCTGATGACTCTATCTTGGTTGACTCAAGGTTAAGGCGATACTAG
- the LOC119594618 gene encoding saccharopine dehydrogenase-like oxidoreductase, translating to MAERTYDLVVFGATGYTGQFVAEEVAKIADKNPDVKFAYAGRSKQKLDKTLEIARTNTKLELNDVALIIADVSDEESLLSMAQQAKVVINCVGPYRFYGEKVVKACIEGGANHVDISGEPQYLETMQLKYAKEAEEKGVHIVGACGFDSVPADLGTLFLQDSFEGDVNSVEMVVGLHDESSGNAPINFTTMECAIHGLAHSNELKAIRKELFPTALPKPSFKPEPRGKLFYSEEANRWCLPNMASDRSVVMRSQRSIFELEKRRPVQFNAYFGMSSLSTAIFGIVFGILFYLMASFTFTRSLLLKYPEFFTFGLFTRKGPKREDLVDMKFCVTLTGKGWENKTEDPELQHTDPPTVSKTVTVVGPDPGYFGTATIVSQCALTVLQEKDKLPKSGGVFPPGAAFLKTTLRNRLEDNGIHFKVKE from the exons ATGGCAGAACGAACGTACGACTTGGTTGTATTTGGTGCAACTGGATACACAGGCCAGTTTGTGGCTGAAGAG GTGGCCAAAATAGCTGACAAAAATCCAGATGTGAAATTTGCATATGCTGGACGCAGCAAACAAAAACTTGATAAGACCTTAGAGATAGCACGTACAAACACCAAGTTGGAACTTAATGATGTGGCCTTGATCATTGCTGATGTGAGCGATGAGGAGTCCCTGCTGAGCATGGCACAGCAAGCCAAGGTTGTCATCAACTGTGTGGGACCT TACCGTTTCTATGGGGAAAAGGTGGTGAAGGCTTGCATTGAAGGAGGAGCCAACCATGTGGACATTAGTGGTGAGCCTCAGTACCTGGAGACCATGCAGTTGAAGTATGCCAAGGAGGCTGAGGAGAAGGGGGTGCATATCGTGGGAGCCTGTGGCTTTGATTCTGTGCCAGCCGACTTGGGCACACTTTTCTTGCAGGATTCATTTGAAG GTGACGTCAACTCGGTGGAAATGGTTGTCGGTCTTCACGATGAGTCTTCT GGAAATGCGCCAATTAACTTCACGACCATGGAGTGCGCCATACATGGATTAGCTCACAGTAATGAGTTGAAAGCCATTCGCAAGGAGCTCTTCCCTACGGCACTTCCCAAGCCCTCCTTTAAACCTGAGCCAAG GGGTAAGTTGTTCTACAGCGAAGAGGCCAATCGCTGGTGCCTCCCCAACATGGCGTCTGACCGCTCTGTTGTCATGCGGTCACAGCGAAGCATCTTCGAGCTGGAGAAGAGACGCCCAGTGCAGTTCAATGCCTACTTTGGCATGTCCTCTCTGTCAACAGCCATATTTGGCATTGTGTTTGGGATCCTCTTCTACCTGATGGCTTCCTTCACATTTACCAGGTCACTTTTGCTCAAG TATCCAGAGTTCTTCACCTTCGGCCTGTTCACCCGGAAGGGCCCCAAACGCGAAGACCTGGTTGACATGAAGTTCTGCGTGACCCTTACTGGCAAAGGATGGGAGAACAAGACAGAGGACCCAGAACTACAGCACACTGACCCACCTACTGTTAGCAAGACTGTTACG GTTGTTGGTCCTGATCCTGGATATTTTGGAACAGCTACTATTGTGAGTCAGTGTGCCCTGACTGTGCTTCAGGAAAAGGACAAACTCCCCAAAAG TGGTGGTGTGTTCCCACCTGGAGCTGCCTTCCTGAAGACTACCCTGCGCAACCGCCTCGAGGACAACGGAATCCACTTCAAAGTCAAAGAGTAG